The Cucumis melo cultivar AY chromosome 6, USDA_Cmelo_AY_1.0, whole genome shotgun sequence genome includes a region encoding these proteins:
- the LOC127149988 gene encoding uncharacterized protein LOC127149988, with amino-acid sequence MSYLFRRILLLRSPSSVFSHGFSESPLKFLRFLSTSSEIVSSPKSASLASNAVQLENNRKAVIELLANHGFSQSQISDIARRRPQILSANPEKSLLPKLLFLQSKGLSSPEIVKSVCAVPCVLTGSLNKRIIHNFDYIQAVLGSEEKTLAAIKQFAGILARDL; translated from the coding sequence ATGTCTTACTTGTTTCGCAGAATCCTTCTTCTTAGATCTCCATCCTCTGTCTTTTCTCACGGATTTTCCGAAAGCCCCTTGAAATTTCTCAGATTCTTATCTACCTCTTCTGAGATTGTATCATCTCCGAAATCTGCTTCGTTGGCCTCTAATGCTGTTCAGCTCGAGAATAATCGGAAGGCTGTAATTGAGTTACTTGCGAACCATGGATTCTCTCAATCACAAATCTCTGACATTGCCAGGAGGCGGCCTCAAATTCTTTCTGCGAACCCCGAGAAAAGCCTATTGCCCAAATTGTTGTTTCTTCAATCTAAAGGTCTTTCTTCCCCAGAGATTGTCAAATCAGTATGTGCAGTTCCTTGTGTTTTAACAGGAAGTTTAAACAAACGAATTATTCATAATTTTGATTACATTCAAGCCGTGCTTGGAAGTGAGGAGAAGACTCTCGCTGCCATCAAACAGTTTGCGGGTATTCTCGCTCGGGATCTTTGA
- the LOC127149862 gene encoding transcription termination factor MTERF6, chloroplastic/mitochondrial-like gives MSRLTNFKKWKIKKGIFDHFPSKTLTPFLTFLSSLFLRLPFLPGAAWPLRLSPPIFLHSFILFWGICSFSHSSSQQVTNRYLSTSSDIVSSPTSAPLASNALQLKNKRKAVIALLADHGFSESQISDLDKRFPQILSANPEKSLLPKLLFFQSKGLSSPEIVKLVCSFPRVLTGSLDKRIIPAFDYIQAVLGSEEKTLASIKQFAGILVKDLRISAGPNIEILKQIGVPDSNIFKYLQYQPRVFLINPVRFKETVERVTEMGFNPQQLQFVVAVFILRAMTKSTWDKKVEVYRKWGLSEEEILLAFRRHPWSMMRSEDKINGAMDFFVNKMGCEASFAARRPILLSLSLKKRILPRGYVYQVLLSKGLIKKHQNLILFFESSENCFIEKFINPHKEQIPGLLELYKQKLMDSRR, from the exons ATGAGTAGATTGACTAATTTTAAAAAGTGGAAAATTAAAAAGGGTATTTTCGACCATTTCCCTTCAAAAACCCTAACTCCCTTCCTTACTTTCCTTTCCTCCTTATTTCTCCGTCTCCCATTTTTACCGGGTGCCGCATGGCCTCTCCGGCTCTCGCCGCCCATTTTCCTTCATAGCTTCATCCTCTTTTGGGGCATTTGTAGTTTCTCTCattcttcttctcaacaagtAACCAACAG ATACTTATCGACTTCTTCTGATATTGTATCATCTCCTACATCTGCTCCGTTGGCTTCTAATGCTCTTCAGCTCAAGAATAAACGGAAGGCTGTAATTGCGTTACTTGCGGATCATGGATTCTCTGAATCACAAATCTCTGACCTTGACAAGAGGTTTCCTCAAATTCTTTCTGCGAACCCCGAGAAAAGTCTATTGCCCAAACTGTTGTTTTTTCAATCTAAAGGTCTTTCTTCCCCAGAGATTGTCAAATTAGTATGTTCATTTCCTCGTGTCTTAACAGGAAGTTTAGACAAACGAATTATCCCAGCCTTCGATTACATTCAAGCGGTGCTTGGAAGTGAGGAGAAGACTCTCGCTTCTATAAAACAGTTTGCGGGTATTCTCGTGAAGGATCTTCGAATTTCAGCTGGTCCCAATATTGAAATTCTGAAACAAATTGGAGTGCCGgattcaaatattttcaaatatcttCAGTACCAGCCTAGAGTGTTCTTGATAAATCCCGTCCGATTCAAGGAGACTGTAGAGAGAGTTACGGAAATGGGATTCAACCCTCAACAATTGCAGTTTGTTGTTGCTGTTTTTATTCTGCGAGCAATGACCAAATCTACATGGGATAAGAAGGTTGAAGTTTATAGGAAATGGGGATTGTCTGAAGAAGAGATCCTTTTAGCTTTTAGAAGGCATCCGTGGAGTATGATGCGTTCTGAGGATAAGATTAATGGTGCAATGGATTTTTTTGTCAACAAAATGGGATGCGAAGCATCTTTCGCTGCTAGAAGACCAATTTTACTTTCACTTAGTTTGAAGAAGAGGATTTTGCCTAGAGGCTATGTTTATCAAGTGTTGCTGTCAAAGGGTTTGATTAAGAAACACCAGAATCTTATTTTGTTCTTTGAGTCTTCTGAAAACTGTTTCATAGAAAAATTCATTAACCCTCATAAGGAGCAGATTCCTGGATTGTTGGAGTTGTATAAACAGAAATTAATGGATTCTAGAAGATGA
- the LOC103483817 gene encoding uncharacterized protein LOC103483817 — translation MYNLFRRIILLRSPSSVCTHGFSESPLKSLRFLSTSSEIVSSPKSASLASNVVQLKNNRKTVIAFFENHGFSESQISDLVKKVPLILSANTETLFPVLLFFKSKGLSSPEITKFVCSAPQVLKRSLNQEIIPVFDYIQAVLGTVEKTVATIKRFAGILGWNLRISVGPNIEILRQFGVPDSNISFYLQRQPKMFSISSIQFKEVVERVMEMGFNPQQLQFVVAVFALRSMTKSSWDKKVEVYRKWGLSEEEFSLAFRRHPLCMTFSEDKINGVMDFFVNEIGWESSFVARRPVLISLSLKKRLFPRGYVYQVLLSKGLIKKHKKLYLLFEYPEIRFIEKFINPHKEQIPGLLELYKQKLMDSRR, via the coding sequence ATGTATAACTTGTTTCGTAGAATCATTCTACTTAGATCTCCATCGTCAGTCTGTACTCACGGATTTTCCGAAAGTCCGTTGAAGTCTCTCAGATTCTTATCGACCTCTTCTGAGATTGTATCATCTCCGAAATCTGCTTCGTTGGCTTCTAATGTTGTTCAGCTCAAGAACAATCGGAAGACTGTAATTGCGTTTTTTGAGAATCATGGATTCTCTGAATCACAAATTTCTGATCTTGTTAAGAAGGTCCCTCTAATTCTTTCTGCGAACACCGAGACCCTATTTCCtgtattgttgttttttaaatCTAAAGGTCTTTCTTCCCCAGAGATAACCAAATTCGTATGTTCTGCTCCTCAAGTTTTAAAACGAAGTTTAAACCAAGAAATTATTCCAGTCTTTGATTACATTCAAGCCGTGCTTGGAACAGTCGAGAAGACTGTCGCTACCATAAAACGCTTTGCGGGTATTCTCGGTTGGAATCTTCGAATTTCAGTTGGTCCCAATATTGAAATTCTGAGACAATTTGGAGTGCCGGATtcaaatatttcattttatctTCAGCGGCAGCCTAAAATGTTCTCGATAAGTTCCATCCAATTCAAGGAGGTTGTAGAGAGAGTTATGGAAATGGGATTCAACCCTCAACAATTGCAGTTTGTTGTTGCTGTTTTTGCTCTTCGATCAATGACCAAATCTTCATGGGATAAGAAGGTTGAAGTTTATAGGAAATGGGGATTGTCTGAAGAAGAGTTCAGTTTAGCTTTTAGAAGGCATCCATTGTGTATGACGTTTTCTGAGGATAAGATTAATGGTGTAATGGATTTTTTTGTCAACGAAATTGGATGGGAATCATCTTTCGTTGCTAGAAGACCAGTTTTAATTTCACTTAGTTTGAAGAAGAGGCTATTTCCTAGAGGCTATGTTTATCAAGTTTTGCTGTCAAAGGGTTTGATTAaaaaacacaagaaactttATTTGTTGTTTGAGTATCCCGAAATCCGTTTCATAGAAAAATTCATCAACCCTCACAAGGAGCAGATTCCTGGATTGTTGGAGTTGTATAAACAGAAATTAATGGATTCTAGAAGATGA
- the LOC103484196 gene encoding uncharacterized protein LOC103484196, producing MSNLFRRILLLRSASPVFSQGFSGSPLKSLRYLSTSSEIVSSPESAPLASNAVQHKNKRKDVIALLADHGFSQSQISGLDKKFPKVFFSNPEKTLLPKLLFFRSKGLSSPEIAKLVCSFPYVLNASLNKRIIPAFDYIQAVFGSEEDSLNAIKRFSGILMKDLGISVGPNIEILKQIGVPGSNIFKYLQYQPRMFLANPIRFKESVERVTEMGFNPQQLQFVVAVFALRAMTKSTWDKKVEVYRKWGLSEEEICLAFRRYPMCMALSEDNINDTMDFFINEMGCESSYVARRPTLFGCSLKKRILPRGFVYQVLLSKGFIKELQKVSFMFLCTEKRFIEKFINPHKGQIPGLLELYEEKLMDSRR from the coding sequence ATGTCTAACTTGTTTCGCAGAATCCTTCTACTTAGATCTGCATCGCCAGTCTTTTCTCAAGGATTTTCCGGAAGTCCGTTGAAATCTCTCAGATACTTATCGACTTCTTCAGAAATTGTATCATCTCCGGAATCTGCTCCGTTGGCTTCTAATGCTGTTCAGCATAAGAATAAGCGTAAGGATGTAATTGCGTTACTTGCCGATCATGGATTCTCTCAATCCCAAATCTCTGGCCTTGACAAGAAGTTccctaaagtttttttttcgaACCCCGAGAAAACCCTATTGCCCAAACTGTTGTTTTTTCGATCTAAAGGTCTTTCTTCCCCAGAGATTGCCAAATTAGTATGTTCATTTCCTTATGTCTTAAATGCAAGTTTAAACAAACGAATTATTCCAGCCTTTGATTACATTCAAGCCGTGTTTGGAAGTGAGGAGGATTCTCTCAATGCCATAAAACGCTTTTCGGGTATTCTCATGAAGGATCTTGGAATTTCAGTTGGTCCCAATATTGAAATTCTGAAACAAATTGGAGTGCCGGGttcaaatattttcaaatatcttCAGTACCAGCCTAGAATGTTCTTGGCAAATCCCATCCGATTCAAGGAGAGTGTAGAGAGAGTTACGGAAATGGGATTCAACCCTCAACAATTGCAGTTTGTTGTTGCTGTTTTTGCTCTGCGAGCAATGACCAAATCTACATGGGATAAGAAGGTTGAAGTTTATAGGAAATGGGGATTGTCTGAAGAAGAGATCTGTTTGGCTTTTAGAAGGTATCCAATGTGTATGGCATTGTCTGAGGATAATATTAATGATACAATGGATTTTTTTATCAACGAAATGGGATGCGAATCATCTTATGTTGCTAGAAGACCAACTTTATTTGGATGTAGTTTGAAAAAGAGGATTTTGCCTAGAGGCTTTGTTTATCAAGTTTTGCTGTCAAAGGGTTTCATTAAAGAACTCCAGAAAGTTTCTTTCATGTTTTTGTGTACTGAAAAGCGTTTCATAGAAAAATTCATCAACCCTCATAAGGGGCAGATTCCTGGATTGTTGGAGTTGTATGAAGAGAAATTGATGGATTCTAGAAGATGA
- the LOC103483819 gene encoding uncharacterized protein LOC103483819 isoform X1 translates to MSNLFRVILLLKSPSPVFSQGFSRSPLKSLRFLSTSSEIVSSTESAPLASNAAQLKNKRKAVIALLADYGLSESQISVLDKRFPQILSANPEKILLPKLLFFRSKGLSSPEIAKIVYSFPYVLSGSLNNRIIPAFDYIQAVLGSEEKTLTLIKYFAGILTQDLRISVGPNIEILKQIGVPDSNIFKYLQYRPRVFLTNPIRFKETVDRVTEMGFNPQQLQFVVAVFILRSLTKSTWDKKVEVYRKWGLSEEEICLAFKRHPWCMMVSEDKINGVMDFFVNKIGCESSFVASRPVLISLSLKKRIFPRGYVYQVLLAKGLIKKHADITMFVKCSEKHFIEKIIDPHKEQIPGLLESYEQKLMDSRR, encoded by the coding sequence ATGTCTAACTTGTTTCGCGTAATCCTTCTACTTAAATCTCCATCGCCAGTCTTTTCTCAAGGATTTTCCCGAAGTCCGTTGAAATCTCTCAGATTCTTATCGACTTCTTCTGAGATTGTATCATCTACTGAATCTGCTCCGTTGGCTTCTAATGCTGCCCAGCTCAAGAATAAACGGAAGGCTGTAATTGCGTTACTTGCGGATTATGGATTGTCTGAATCACAAATCTCTGTCCTTGACAAGAGGTTTCCTCAAATTCTTTCTGCGAACCCCGAGAAAATCCTATTGCCCAAACTGTTGTTTTTTCGATCTAAAGGTCTTTCTTCCCCAGAGATTGCCAAAATAGTATATTCATTTCCTTATGTCTTATCAGGAAGTTTAAACAATCGAATTATTCCAGCCTTTGATTACATTCAAGCCGTGCTTGGAAGTGAGGAGAAGACTCTCACTCTCATAAAATACTTTGCGGGTATTCTCACTCAGGATCTTCGAATTTCAGTTGGTCCCAATATTGAAATTCTGAAACAAATTGGAGTGCCGgattcaaatattttcaaatatcttCAGTACCGGCCTAGAGTGTTCTTGACAAATCCCATCCGATTCAAGGAGACTGTAGATAGAGTTACGGAAATGGGATTCAACCCTCAACAATTGCAGTTTGTTGTTGCTGTTTTTATTCTGCGATCACTGACCAAATCTACATGGGATAAGAAGGTTGAAGTTTATAGGAAATGGGGATTGTCTGAAGAAGAGATCTGTTTGGCTTTTAAAAGGCATCCATGGTGTATGATGGTTTCTGAGGATAAGATTAATGGTGTAATGGATTTTTTTGTCAACAAAATTGGATGTGAATCATCTTTCGTTGCTAGTAGACCAGTTTTAATTTCACTTAGTTTGAAGAAAAGGATTTTTCCTAGAGGCTACGTTTATCAAGTTTTGCTGGCAAAGGGTTTGATTAAGAAGCACGCGGATATTACTATGTTCGTAAAGTGTTCTGAAAAGCATTTCATTGAAAAAATCATCGACCCTCATAAGGAGCAGATTCCTGGATTGTTAGAGTCGTATGAACAGAAATTAATGGATTCTAGAAGATGA
- the LOC127143765 gene encoding transcription termination factor MTEF1, chloroplastic-like, with protein sequence MYNLFRRILLLRSPSSVFSHGFSETPLKSLRYLSTSSEIVSSPKSASLASNDVQLKNNGKAVIALLANHGFSQSQISDLAKRWPQILCANPEKILLPKLLFLQSRGFSSPEIAKLVCAIPVAIMASLNKRIIPAFDYIQAVLGSKEKALAAIRRFPGILSWDLRVSVGPNIEILKQFGVPDSTISSYLQRQPKMFLTSSIRFKEIVERVAEMGFNPQRLQFLVAVFALRSMTKSSWDKKVEVYRKWGLSEEEIRLAFRKNPLCMTLSEENINDTMDFFVNEIGCESSYLARRPSLFAYSLKKRILPRGYVHQVLLSKGLIEKYEKFTWMFFCPENCFIEKVINPHKKQIPGLLELYKQKIMDSSR encoded by the coding sequence ATGTATAACTTGTTTCGCAGAATCCTTCTACTTAGATCTCCATCGTCAGTCTTTTCTCACGGATTTTCCGAAACCCCCTTGAAATCTCTAAGATACTTATCCACCTCTTCTGAGATTGTATCATCTCCTAAATCTGCTTCGTTGGCTTCTAATGATGTTCAGCTCAAGAATAATGGGAAGGCTGTAATTGCGTTACTTGCCAATCATGGATTCTCTCAATCACAAATCTCTGATCTTGCCAAGAGGTGGCCTCAAATTCTTTGTGCGAACCCCGAGAAAATCCTATTGCCCAAATTGTTGTTTTTACAATCTAGAGGTTTTTCTTCCCCAGAGATTGCCAAATTAGTATGTGCAATTCCTGTTGCTATAATGGCAAGTTTAAACAAACGAATTATTCCAGCCTTTGATTACATTCAGGCCGTGCTTGGAAGTAAGGAGAAGGCTCTCGCTGCCATAAGGCGCTTTCCCGGTATTCTCTCTTGGGATCTTCGAGTTTCAGTTGGTCCCAATATTGAAATTCTGAAACAATTTGGAGTGCCGGATTCGACTATTTCATCTTATCTTCAGCGGCAGCCTAAAATGTTCTTGACAAGTTCCATCCGATTCAAGGAGATTGTAGAGAGAGTTGCGGAAATGGGATTCAACCCTCAACGATTGCAGTTTCTTGTTGCTGTTTTTGCTCTGCGATCAATGACCAAATCTTCATGGGATAAGAAGGTTGAAGTTTATAGGAAATGGGGATTGTCTGAAGAAGAGATCCGTTTAGCTTTTAGAAAGAATCCATTGTGTATGACATTGTCCGAGGAAAATATTAATGATACAATGGATTTTTTTGTCAACGAAATTGGATGCGAATCATCTTATCTTGCTAGAAGACCAAGTTTATTTGCATATAGTTTGAAGAAGAGGATTTTGCCTAGAGGCTATGTTCATCAAGTTTTGCTGTCAAAGGGTTTGATTGAAAAATACGAGAAATTTACTTGGATGTTTTTCTGTCCTGAAAACTGTTTCATAGAGAAAGTCATCAACCCTCATAAGAAGCAGATTCCTGGATTGTTGGAGTTGTATAAACAGAAAATAATGGATTCTAGCAGATGA